DNA sequence from the Drosophila sechellia strain sech25 chromosome 3L, ASM438219v1, whole genome shotgun sequence genome:
tatttcgtttttagTGCAGGCTGAGCTAGGTAAACAATAAATAACTACAGGTAAATACACGTCACACTCAAaggcaacaaataaaaaatggcTGAGGATGATGGCTATTTAGAAGAGGAACGGCTGAGCTGGCGGATCGTAATGGTATCCATCGTCATGGGACTCCACGATCTCCTGGGGTGGCAGATAGATGTTTACGGGTTCCTCCAGAGGAGCGGCGTAAGATGGGATCGGGATCTTGAAGGTGGGCACCACAGCTGGTGCGACGTAACGGGGCTGTTCCACAACAGGTGCTGGTGGCAGATAAGCGGGCTTGGGTGGGTTGACCTTGACAACCGGTGGTGGAGGTGGCACATAGGCAGGCTTGGGTGGGTTGACCTTGACAACCGGTGGTGGAGGAGGCAGATAGGCGGGCTTTGGTGGGTTGACCTTCACAACTGGTGGCGGAGGAGGCAGATAGGCGGGCTTGGGTGGGTTGACCTTGACAACCGGTGGTGGAGGGGGCAGATAGGCGGGCTTGGGGGTCCTGACAACCGGGATCTCAGGCTTCACGGTCGCTGGTGGCAAGTAAACTGGAGGAGGCAGGGTCACAGGAGCCACACGAACGGTCACTGGTTCAGGGGGCAGATAAGACGGAGCCGGAGTGGGCAGTTCAAAGCGGATGCTCGGTGGGTCATAGTTGTAGCCAGGATGATCGT
Encoded proteins:
- the LOC6610785 gene encoding proline-rich extensin-like protein EPR1; this encodes MKVLILALCSLALVAADVSHLFGHDHHDHHDHPGYNYDPPSIRFELPTPAPSYLPPEPVTVRVAPVTLPPPVYLPPATVKPEIPVVRTPKPAYLPPPPPVVKVNPPKPAYLPPPPPVVKVNPPKPAYLPPPPPVVKVNPPKPAYVPPPPPVVKVNPPKPAYLPPAPVVEQPRYVAPAVVPTFKIPIPSYAAPLEEPVNIYLPPQEIVESHDDGYHYDPPAQPFLF